In Balearica regulorum gibbericeps isolate bBalReg1 chromosome 2, bBalReg1.pri, whole genome shotgun sequence, one DNA window encodes the following:
- the ARC gene encoding activity-regulated cytoskeleton-associated protein, producing the protein MQLDNVTNAGIHSFQGHRGVANKPNVILQIGKCRAEMLEHVRRTHRHLLSEVSKQVERELKGLQKSVGKLENNLEDHVPTDNQRWKKSIKACLARCQETIAHLERWVKREMNVWKEVFFRLEKWADRLESMGGKYCPGDHGKQTVSVGVGGPEIRPSEGEIYDYALDMSQMYALTPPPGEVPSIPQGHDSYQWVSVSEDAPASPVETQVFEDPREFLSHLEEYLKQVGGTEEYWLSQIQNHMNGPAKKWWEYKQDSVKNWVEFKKEFLQYSEGTLTRDAIKRELDLPQKEGEPLDQFLWRKRDLYQTLYVDADEEEIIQYVVGTLQPKLKRFLSYPLPKTLEQLIQRGKEVQGNMDHSEEPSPQRTPEIQSGDSVESMPPSTTASPVPSNGTQPEPPSPPATVI; encoded by the coding sequence ATGCAGCTGGATAATGTCACCAATGCGGGCATTCACTCCTTCCAGGGGCACCGTGGAGTTGCCAACAAGCCCAATGTGATCCTTCAGATAGGGAAATGCAGGGCAGAAATGTTGGAGCATGTCAGGAGGACCCACCGGCACCTCCTGTCTGAGGTCTCCAAGCAGGTGGAGCGCGAGCTGAAAGGCTTGCAGAAATCGGTGGGGAAGTTAGAGAATAACTTAGAGGACCATGTCCCAACAGATAACCAAAGATGGAAGAAGTCCATCAAGGCCTGCCTGGCCAGGTGCCAGGAAACCATTGCCCATCTGGAGAGGTGGGTCAAGAGAGAGATGAATGTTTGGAAGGAAGTCTTTTTCCGTCTGGAGAAGTGGGCGGACCGTCTGGAGTCCATGGGAGGCAAATATTGTCCTGGGGACCATGGCAAACAGACTGTGTCCGTTGGGGTGGGAGGCCCAGAAATAAGGCCAAGTGAGGGAGAGATTTATGACTATGCCCTTGATATGAGCCAAATGTATGCGCTGACCCCTCCACCTGGGGAggtccccagcatcccccagggCCATGATTCCTACCAATGGGTCTCTGTGTCGGAGGATGCTCCAGCCTCCCCAGTGGAGACTCAGGTCTTTGAGGATCCCCGGGAGTTCTTGAGCCACTTGGAGGAATACTTAAAGCAGGTGGGTGGAACAGAGGAGTACTGGCTGTCTCAGATTCAAAACCACATGAACGGCCCAGCTAAAAAGTGGTGGGAATACAAGCAGGACTCTGTCAAGAACTGGGTCGAGTTCAAGAAGGAGTTCCTGCAGTACAGCGAGGGGACTCTGACTAGGGATGCTATCAAAAGGGAGCTGGATTTGCCTCAGAAAGAGGGGGAGCCCCTGGACCAGTTCCTTTGGCGCAAGAGAGACTTGTATCAGACCCTCTATGTTGATGCTGATGAGGAGGAAATTATCCAGTATGTGGTAGGCACCCTCCAGCCCAAACTGAAGCGTTTCTTGAGTTACCCTTTGCCCAAGACTTTAGAGCAGCTGATCCAAAGAGGGAAGGAAGTCCAAGGCAACATGGACCACTCTGAGGAGCCCAGCCCGCAGAGGACCCCTGAGATTCAGTCAGGAGATTCTGTGGAGAGCATGCCTCCCTCAACCACTGCCAGTCCCGTGCCAAGCAATGGGACTCAACCTGAGCCCCCCAGCCCACCAGCTACTGTCATATGA